The DNA window GCCGTCCAGAGTGGGAACGCGGTCGCGACGTCTGGCGCGCGCCTCACCCGCGATGGTAGACCGGGCCGAGGCCCATGAAGGACGCAGCCCCGCCCCCGGACCAAGCTTCCCCCCTCCAGCGCGAGCAGGTGCTGGCCCTCGCGCGACTCGCGCACCTCGATCTCACGGACGAAGAGGCGGACAGCCTCACCGGGGATCTGGAGCGCATCCTGGTCTACATCCGGCAGCTCGAGTCGCTCGACGTGTCGGACGTGCCACCGACGGCGAACCTGGAGATCGAGGGTGCCCGGCTCCGGGAGGACGAGCCGTCGCCCAGCCTGCCGCGGGACGTCGCGCTCGGGCAGGCGCCGCGGGTACAAGAGGGTGGCTTCGAGGTTCCCGCCTTCGTGGATGAAGGGTGACGGTCATGACGGAAGAACTCCTGGATCAGTCCATCCCTCAGCTAGCCGCGCGCTGCGCCCGCGGTGAGGTCAGCGCCGAGGAGATCACACGCGCCGCGCTCGCCCGGATCGAGCGCCAGAACCCCCAGCTCGGCGCGTTCCTCAGCGTCCAGAGCGAGGAGGCCTTGCGGCAAGCGCGCGAGGTCGATGGGCGCCGGTCTCGTGGCGAACCCCTCGGGCCTCTCGCCGGCGTCCCCATCGGCCTGAAGGACTCGCTCTGCGCCGTGGGCGCCCCCGCCACCGCGGCGTCGGCCATCCTCACGCGCCGCGCGGGCCCTGGCGAACCCGAGCGCGACCACGCGCGCGGCTGGCACCCACCTTACGATGCGACGACGGTGGCGCGTCTGCGCGCGGCCGGCGCCATCTTCCCGGGCAAGTGCAACC is part of the Chondromyces crocatus genome and encodes:
- the gatC gene encoding Asp-tRNA(Asn)/Glu-tRNA(Gln) amidotransferase subunit GatC, whose product is MKDAAPPPDQASPLQREQVLALARLAHLDLTDEEADSLTGDLERILVYIRQLESLDVSDVPPTANLEIEGARLREDEPSPSLPRDVALGQAPRVQEGGFEVPAFVDEG